The segment CCATGATGATGCCTGAGTCTGCGTCCAACGGCCCTCCGCACGAAACGCCAATGCCTGCCGGCCGCGCTCCGGCGCCGGCCGCATTCAGCAGGCCTTTGCCTGCCGTTGCAAGTGCGGCCAGCGTTTGCCCCGGCGAGCGGATACCTTCCTCTGTCGGTTCCTCGTGGCGGCCGATGATCGTTCCATCCGGCTCGGCCAGCGAAACGGCGCACTTGGTACCACCGATATCAACACCCAACAGCAAGCCACTCGTGGTCATTCATCCTCCATCGTCGCCAGAAGCCGGTTAAAGCCGCGCGCGGGCACAGTATAATGCCACCTATGCAGATGACCCCGCCCGACTCCTCCGACCCAAAGGGCAGCGGATCCGCAACAGGCAGGCCGCTCGTGCGCCGCAGCATCGCCGGGGCAACGGCGATTATGATGGCCGGCATCCTGGGAAGCCGGATCCTGGCGCTGATCCGCGATAGGGTTATTGCACATCAGTTTGGCCAGGGCTTTGCCACCGATACGTACAACGGCGCCTTCACGGTGCCGGACCTCATCTTCTTCCTGATTGCCGGTGGGGCATTCTCCAGCGCGTTCATACCGGTGTTTTCCGAGTACGTGGAGAAGGGCAAAGAGCGCGAGGCGTGGCAGATATTCAGCGTCGTCGCCTCCATCATGGGCATTGTTGTAGCGGGCTTTATTGTACTGGGTGAGGTGTACGCGCGTCGGCTCGTGATATTGACCAACCCGGGCTACGTGGCCGTCCCCGGCAAGGTTGAGGCCACCGTAGCATTAACACGTATCCTGCTGCCGGCGCAAATCTGCTTCTTCCTGGGCGGCCTGATGATGGGCACGCTGCAGGTAAAGCATCGGTTTGGGCCTACGGTGCTGGGCCCCCTCATCTACAACACCGGCATCATCTGCGGCGGCCTGTTCCTGGCTCACCGGTTTGGCGTGGCGGGCCTCTGTATCGGCGCCGTTACGGGCGCCGTGCTGGGGAACCTGCTGCTCCAATGGCTCATGGTGCGGCGCATGGGCGGCTACTTTCTGTTTGGCGCGCTTCGCCGGCACTGGCGTCACCCGGGCGTGCGGCAAGTGGGAATCCTGATGCTGCCGGTGATCTTCGGCCTGGCGCTGCCGCAGGTGAGCACCATCATCGGCAAGATATTCGCCAGCCGGCTCGGTGATGGCCCGCAGTCCGCTCTGATGAACGCCAACCGCCTCATGCACATGCCGCTTGGCATTTTCGCGCAGTCCACGGCTCAGGCGGCATTCCCCACGATGGCCGCACAGGCTGCGCGCGGCGAGCTCTCCGCGCTCCGGGGCACCGTGAACTATGCCCTCAGGCGGGTGCTGTTCCTCACCGTTCCTTCGTCGGTTCTTCTCTATGTACTGGCTCTGCCGGCCGTACAGACGATCTTGCAAACCGGCGCATTCGGGCTGCAGAACTCACAGATGGCTGCTGCATGTCTTCGCTTGTTTGCCGTTGGGCTGTTCGCCTGGTCGGGTCATGCAATCGTGACGCGCGGATTCTACGCGCTCAAAGACAGTGTCACGCCGGTGGTGGTGGGCACGGTGGTTACCGCCATTTTCATACCCATGAACTTCGTGGTTCTGGCGGTAATCGGCACCGCCGCCGGCAAACACACGCAGGCGGTTGCCGCGCTCGCCGGCGTTACGTCGATTGCCGCGATGCTCCACATGCTTACCATGTTGGCGCTTCTTCGCCGCCGGCTTGGCGGCATCGAAGGTGGCCGGCTGCTGGCATCCGTTAGCCGGATCGTTTTGGCCTCTGCCGGCGCCGGCCTTGTCTGCACCGGGATACGGAATGCGCTGCAGCGCCCGCTGATGGCCGGCCGCGGCAGCGTGACGCTGCATGCGCTGGCGCTGCTCGTCGCCTGCAGCGGCGCCGCCATCGCCGTATATGCAGGCCTGGCATTCGCGTTCAGGATGGAGGAGACGGAAGTCATTCGCCGGATTGGCGCGAAGCTGCTGCGGCGCAGGCCGGCGGACTAACCCGCGCCTTCGTATTCCG is part of the Armatimonadota bacterium genome and harbors:
- the murJ gene encoding murein biosynthesis integral membrane protein MurJ, producing the protein MPPMQMTPPDSSDPKGSGSATGRPLVRRSIAGATAIMMAGILGSRILALIRDRVIAHQFGQGFATDTYNGAFTVPDLIFFLIAGGAFSSAFIPVFSEYVEKGKEREAWQIFSVVASIMGIVVAGFIVLGEVYARRLVILTNPGYVAVPGKVEATVALTRILLPAQICFFLGGLMMGTLQVKHRFGPTVLGPLIYNTGIICGGLFLAHRFGVAGLCIGAVTGAVLGNLLLQWLMVRRMGGYFLFGALRRHWRHPGVRQVGILMLPVIFGLALPQVSTIIGKIFASRLGDGPQSALMNANRLMHMPLGIFAQSTAQAAFPTMAAQAARGELSALRGTVNYALRRVLFLTVPSSVLLYVLALPAVQTILQTGAFGLQNSQMAAACLRLFAVGLFAWSGHAIVTRGFYALKDSVTPVVVGTVVTAIFIPMNFVVLAVIGTAAGKHTQAVAALAGVTSIAAMLHMLTMLALLRRRLGGIEGGRLLASVSRIVLASAGAGLVCTGIRNALQRPLMAGRGSVTLHALALLVACSGAAIAVYAGLAFAFRMEETEVIRRIGAKLLRRRPAD